In Arachis stenosperma cultivar V10309 chromosome 1, arast.V10309.gnm1.PFL2, whole genome shotgun sequence, one DNA window encodes the following:
- the LOC130979143 gene encoding uncharacterized protein LOC130979143 — translation MKIFSVRVMKDYLMYMICHKALLGLEREKKQLPIYFTSKTLQNAELRYPSIKKLALALVFSARRLRPYFQSHEIHVRTDQPLRQVLQKPELAGRLVKWSVELSEFDIKYEGRASIKSLFLADFIAEFSVPNITENYIEWSLYVDGSSNPHGCGVGIILDDGHGNVIKHSLNFSFKASNNQSEYEALIVGLRLAANLNITELKHIPRESNGQADILSKLASTQPNRSSLYQLTLLNPSIELTHVLSVTQEADWRSPYIQYLQTGVLPGDVENTHHFRRQASFFTIYNNCLYRRGFSRPLLKCLCRIEAEIALTEAHEGIYELDYIGRQYDKIVRKKSKAVTTAKNTVRLHISQRTPTLFREAQPLAKITSQQMLSFVWKYIICRFGIPRHIITDNGRQFADKKFTSFLQNLKIKHHFSSVEHPQTNGLAEAANKVILHALRKKLDDAKGLWAELIPEIIWGYNTTIHSTTKETPFRLVYGSDAMIPVEISQSSLRTELADLTTQDIARQTKLDLIEELRSSAAIKHLAMQQHIARRYNQRLQPRSFQVHDLVLRKTEQARKPPAHGKLAANWEDPYRVTEVIGNGAYRLQTLKGKDLPNTWNVYSLKLYYS, via the exons atgaagatcttCAGTGTCAGGGTTATGAAAGACTACCTGATGTACATGATCTGCCATAAGGCACTGTTGGGACTTG aaagggagaagaaacaGCTCCCAATCTATTTCACCAGCAAAACCTTACAGAACGCCGAGCTTCGTTACCCGAGCATTAAGAAGCTGGCACTCGCACTTGTCTTCTCAGCCAGAAGACTCCGACCATATTTTCAAAGCCATGAAATCCATGTTAGAACAGATCAACCTTTGCGACAAGTGCTGCAAAAGCCTGAACTGGCTGGCCGACTAGTCAAATGGTCGGTGGAACTATCGGAATTCGATATCAAGTACGAAGGCCGAGCATCCATCAAATCACTATTCTTGGCCGACTTTATCGCCGAGTTCTCAGTACCAAATATAACTGAAAATTACATCGAATGGTCTTTATACGTCGACGGGTCCTCCAACCCACACGGGTGTGGCGTAGGTATTATACTTGATGATGGCCACGGCAACGTCATCAAACATTCCCTCAACTTCTCATTTAAAGCGAGCAACAATCAAAGTGAGTATGAAGCATTAATTGTCGGCCTTAGACTCGCTGCCAACCTTAACATCACCGAACTTAAG CACATACCAAGGGAGAGCAATGGCCAAGCTGACATTCTGTCTAAGCTCGCCAGTACTCAACCAAATAGGTCATCGCTTTATCAGTTAACACTACTCAATCCAAGCATTGAACTAACACATGTCTTAAGTGTAACACAGGAAGCAGATTGGAGATCCCCATACATACAGTATCTCCAGACAGGGGTCTTGCCAGGCGACGTCGAAAATACTCATCATTTTCGCCGACAAGCCTCCTTTTttacaatatataataattgcCTATATCGACGGGGATTCTCCCGTCCATTACTAAAATGTCTTTGCAGAATAGAGGCCGAGATTGCACTTACTGAGGCACATGAAGGGATCTATG AGCTGGATTATATTGGCCGACAATACGACAAGATTGTCAGGAAAAAGTCAAAAGCTGTAACAACTGCCAAAAACACAGTCCGATTACACATCTCCCAGCGAACTCCTACACTGTTCCGAG AGGCACAGCCTCTAGCCAAGATTACATCACAACAAATGCTTTCCTTTGTTTGGAAATATATTATTTGTCGATTCGGCATTCCTCGGCACATTATCACAGATAATGGTCGCCAGTTTGCCGATAAAAAATTTACATCTTTCTTGCAGAACCTGAAAATCAAACACCACTTCTcatcagtcgagcacccacaaacAAATGGGTTAGCTGAAGCCGCAAATAAAGTAATATTACATGCTCTAAGAAAAAAACTAGATGATGCAAAAGGCCTCTGGGCCGAGCTTATCCCAGAGATCATATGGGGATACAATACAACAATTCACTCAACAACAAAGGAAACACCTTTCCGCTTGGTCTATGGCTCAGACGCAATGATACCTGTGGAGATCTCCCAATCCTCACTACGCACAGAACTAGCCGACCTAACTACACAAGACATAGCTCGGCAAACCAAACTTGATCTCATTGAAGAACTCCGATCATCCGCAGCAATCAAACATTTAGCAATGCAACAGCACATTGCCCGTAGATATAACCAAAGACTTCAACCAAGATCTTTCCAAGTCCACGACCTTGTACTCAGAAAAACAGAACAAGCTAGGAAACCACCAGCACATGGCAAACTAGCAGCTAATTGGGAAGACCCTTACAGAGTCACAGAAGTAATCGGCAATGGAGCCTATCGCCTACAAACATTAAAGGGTAAAGATCTCCCTAACACTTGGAATGTATATTCCTTAAAGTTATATTACAGCTAA